A single genomic interval of Lacrimispora sphenoides JCM 1415 harbors:
- a CDS encoding ABC transporter ATP-binding protein, whose translation METTIEVKGLCKSYAQVKAIENINISICRGEVFGLLGANGAGKSTTIECILGTKIQDSGTVSILELNPQKDRKKLFERVGVQFQEANYQDKIKVDELCEVTASLYKNTLDYGVLLEQFGLLEKSNSLVSELSGGQKQRLFIVLALIPDPEVVFLDELTTGLDARARREVWKSLSQLKERGITILLTSHFMDEVEALCDRIMILKNGKSIFCGSIKEAVTASPYEKLEDAYLWYTDGEGEYENI comes from the coding sequence ATGGAAACAACCATAGAAGTAAAAGGACTGTGCAAGTCTTACGCCCAAGTGAAAGCGATAGAGAATATTAATATCTCAATTTGCCGCGGGGAAGTATTTGGCTTGCTGGGAGCAAACGGTGCTGGTAAAAGCACCACAATTGAATGTATCCTGGGAACGAAAATACAGGATAGCGGAACGGTATCCATTTTGGAATTGAATCCGCAAAAAGACAGGAAAAAACTTTTTGAGAGGGTTGGTGTTCAATTTCAGGAAGCCAATTATCAGGACAAAATCAAGGTAGATGAACTTTGTGAAGTTACTGCTTCGCTTTACAAAAACACCCTGGATTATGGTGTTCTACTGGAGCAGTTCGGACTTTTGGAAAAGTCAAATAGCCTGGTCAGTGAACTTTCAGGAGGTCAGAAGCAACGGCTTTTTATCGTGCTTGCGCTGATCCCAGATCCCGAAGTCGTGTTTTTAGACGAGCTGACAACAGGATTGGATGCCAGGGCACGGCGGGAAGTGTGGAAGAGCCTTTCCCAGTTAAAAGAAAGAGGTATCACAATTTTGCTGACCTCTCATTTTATGGATGAGGTGGAAGCCCTTTGTGACAGGATCATGATTTTGAAGAACGGGAAGAGCATATTTTGCGGTTCCATAAAAGAAGCGGTCACAGCAAGTCCTTATGAAAAGCTTGAGGATGCATATCTTTGGTACACAGACGGGGAGGGTGAATATGAAAACATTTAA
- a CDS encoding RsiV family protein, whose amino-acid sequence MNQLDDAKKRYDETPIPEELSGRIQGAIEQFEGRKATSTTNHNGNGKRRYYKWGLGTAAAFLITFTAALNINTAFAEEVHQIPVVGAIARVLTVSSYKKTVGDEKISVEVPGVEFIQNDTHGLSKQINEEIQEICSKYADESLERAQEYKQAFLDTGGTEAEWAEHKIEIKVWYEIKAQSDNYLSFVVRGTESWTSAYSQEKYYNIDLKSGKLLSLGDVLGEDYINKANESINRQMEEKSKEIGIPFFTPEEGGFESITDETKFYMKDNGNPVIVFDKYEIAPGAAGSVEFEIVR is encoded by the coding sequence ATGAACCAGTTGGATGATGCAAAAAAAAGATACGATGAGACTCCCATTCCCGAGGAATTAAGCGGACGCATACAGGGTGCCATCGAGCAGTTTGAAGGAAGAAAAGCAACTAGCACCACGAATCATAATGGGAATGGAAAGAGACGGTATTATAAATGGGGACTGGGAACAGCGGCAGCTTTCCTTATTACATTTACTGCGGCGCTGAATATAAATACAGCTTTTGCAGAGGAAGTACACCAGATTCCGGTTGTAGGTGCCATCGCCCGGGTCCTAACCGTAAGCTCCTATAAAAAGACTGTTGGAGATGAAAAAATTTCAGTAGAAGTGCCGGGAGTGGAATTTATCCAAAACGACACCCATGGACTTTCCAAGCAAATAAATGAAGAAATCCAGGAAATCTGCAGTAAATATGCAGATGAATCATTGGAGCGTGCACAGGAATATAAACAGGCGTTTTTAGATACAGGAGGAACAGAGGCAGAATGGGCGGAACATAAGATCGAGATCAAGGTGTGGTATGAGATCAAGGCTCAAAGCGATAACTATCTTTCTTTTGTGGTGAGGGGAACAGAGAGCTGGACCTCTGCCTACAGTCAGGAAAAGTACTATAACATAGATCTAAAATCAGGAAAGCTATTATCACTAGGAGATGTTCTAGGAGAGGATTACATCAATAAAGCAAACGAGAGCATTAATAGACAGATGGAGGAAAAATCAAAAGAAATTGGTATTCCATTTTTTACTCCTGAGGAGGGCGGTTTCGAAAGCATTACTGATGAGACAAAATTCTATATGAAGGATAATGGAAATCCGGTTATAGTTTTTGACAAATATGAGATAGCGCCAGGAGCTGCCGGGTCAGTGGAATTTGAAATAGTAAGGTAA
- a CDS encoding MerR family transcriptional regulator produces the protein MKTYMTSEIAHSIGIHPNTVRLYEELELIPKPERRANGYRIFTDFHMEQIKFVRIALKVEVLQNGLRKQAITIIKTSASGNFDKAINLTEHYLQQIKNEQSNAEEAIEITQKLLSGSSQDQESGAMVLTRKEMADYLQISMDALRNWEMNGLLTIKRKQNGYRVYTDEDIRRLKIIRSLRCGNYSLSAILRMLNTLSQNPKADIRQVIDTPDENEDIISVCDKLLTSLHFAEENAKVMLSHLEKMKEQFEINPTL, from the coding sequence ATGAAAACTTACATGACATCCGAAATTGCGCATAGTATAGGAATCCATCCCAATACGGTACGTCTTTATGAAGAACTTGAGCTTATACCCAAACCAGAGCGGAGGGCAAACGGTTATCGCATTTTTACAGATTTTCATATGGAGCAGATTAAGTTCGTAAGAATAGCGCTAAAGGTCGAGGTTTTACAAAATGGATTGAGAAAACAGGCGATTACTATTATTAAGACCTCTGCTTCCGGAAATTTTGACAAGGCAATTAATTTGACGGAACATTATTTGCAGCAGATAAAAAATGAGCAAAGTAATGCGGAGGAAGCCATAGAGATCACTCAAAAGCTGTTATCAGGCAGCAGCCAGGATCAAGAATCCGGTGCAATGGTTTTAACCAGAAAAGAAATGGCCGATTATTTACAAATTTCAATGGATGCTTTAAGAAATTGGGAAATGAATGGCCTGCTCACTATAAAACGAAAACAAAACGGCTACCGGGTTTATACGGATGAGGATATTCGGCGGCTCAAAATCATTCGTTCCCTGCGTTGTGGGAATTATTCCCTTTCGGCAATTTTACGAATGCTGAATACATTATCCCAAAATCCAAAAGCAGATATCCGGCAGGTGATTGATACACCGGACGAAAACGAAGATATCATTTCTGTATGTGATAAGCTTCTCACTTCTTTGCATTTTGCGGAGGAAAATGCGAAAGTCATGCTGTCGCACCTTGAGAAGATGAAAGAACAATTTGAAATAAACCCTACACTTTGA
- a CDS encoding RNA polymerase sigma factor, giving the protein MRQENYDKMTGYIIENQKKFYRLAFSYAQNQEDALDIVQNAVLKALDHYESLKNSDAIKTWFYRILVNESIYFLKKNKKEIASGEDLGLEIPYYEQGFEPSDDLYHEINRLDIEIQNIIKLRFFEEMSLKEIAEITGANLNTVKARLYRGLKLLKQNIQEVNL; this is encoded by the coding sequence ATGAGACAAGAGAACTATGATAAGATGACAGGCTACATCATTGAAAACCAGAAAAAGTTTTACCGGCTGGCATTCAGCTACGCCCAAAACCAGGAGGATGCACTGGATATTGTTCAGAATGCGGTATTAAAAGCGCTGGATCATTATGAATCCTTAAAAAATTCCGATGCCATTAAAACATGGTTTTACAGGATTCTAGTAAACGAGAGCATTTATTTCCTCAAGAAAAATAAAAAAGAGATCGCCTCTGGAGAAGACCTGGGTCTGGAGATCCCCTATTATGAACAGGGCTTTGAACCATCGGATGACCTTTATCACGAGATCAACCGGTTGGATATAGAAATACAAAACATCATTAAGCTTCGTTTTTTCGAAGAAATGTCGCTGAAAGAGATTGCAGAGATCACCGGTGCCAATTTAAACACGGTAAAAGCAAGACTGTACCGGGGTTTGAAATTGTTAAAGCAGAATATTCAGGAGGTAAACTTATGA
- a CDS encoding ABC transporter permease, whose protein sequence is MKTFKTLLKTEGKLSLRGLDMFIFAICMPVVVVVILGAVFGDKPAFDGAEYTFLEQSFGAVSAIAICAGGVMGLPLVVSDYRSRKILKRFKVTPADPALILAVQVAIYALYSIASLILIYITGALFFGFQLKGSWLPFLGAYLLVMLSMFSIGLLVGGIAPNTKIAGAAASLLYFPMLIFSGATLPYEVMPAAFQKAADLLPLTQGIKLLKAASLGLPMDRVFTPVMVMIAIAVICISISLRFFKWE, encoded by the coding sequence ATGAAAACATTTAAAACGTTACTTAAAACAGAAGGAAAATTATCTCTTCGTGGGCTGGACATGTTTATCTTTGCTATTTGTATGCCGGTTGTCGTGGTTGTAATCTTAGGAGCAGTTTTTGGAGACAAACCCGCTTTTGATGGTGCAGAATATACGTTCCTGGAACAATCCTTTGGTGCGGTATCAGCCATTGCCATATGTGCCGGAGGCGTGATGGGGCTTCCCCTGGTTGTATCTGATTATCGAAGCAGAAAGATTTTAAAGCGGTTTAAGGTAACGCCCGCTGATCCTGCACTTATTCTGGCGGTGCAGGTTGCTATTTACGCACTTTATTCGATTGCATCCCTTATCCTGATTTATATAACTGGAGCGCTATTTTTTGGATTTCAGCTAAAAGGTTCATGGCTTCCGTTTCTAGGGGCATACTTGCTTGTCATGTTGTCCATGTTCAGCATTGGGCTGCTGGTGGGGGGAATTGCACCGAACACGAAAATAGCCGGTGCCGCCGCCAGCCTGCTGTACTTTCCAATGCTGATTTTTTCAGGTGCCACTCTGCCTTACGAGGTGATGCCTGCTGCATTTCAAAAAGCAGCAGACCTCCTTCCGCTGACTCAGGGAATTAAACTTCTTAAGGCTGCCTCACTGGGGCTGCCAATGGATAGGGTTTTCACTCCGGTTATGGTGATGATTGCCATTGCGGTGATATGTATCAGTATTTCCCTACGTTTTTTCAAGTGGGAATGA
- a CDS encoding ABC transporter permease — MNKQKPNKYLTFAKDNTMLIFLILLFALCLMFVPRFATIGNFKNVLIQIAINALIATGMTFVILSDGIDLSVGSVAALAGIAAAACIKLFPDAGIGLSLCVIMATSVVVGGICGSINGLFVSVLNVPPFIATLAMMNAARGLGYVFTDAKPIFGLPASFGWVGLRSVGPVPVSVILMFLVIGTAIFILGRTCYGRYIYAVGSNTEVAKLSGIQVRKIKMSVYIICGILAALAGAVLASKLQNGQATAAAGYELNAIAAVAMGGTSMSGGRGGMVQTIFGLFVIGIINNALSLLGISSYWQTIAMGVIILIAVVIDRLQSNE; from the coding sequence ATGAATAAACAAAAACCAAATAAATATCTGACATTTGCAAAAGACAATACCATGCTGATTTTCCTGATCCTTTTATTTGCACTTTGCCTGATGTTTGTTCCCAGGTTTGCAACCATCGGTAACTTTAAGAATGTATTGATTCAAATTGCAATTAATGCATTGATTGCAACCGGCATGACGTTTGTGATTCTTTCTGATGGAATTGATTTATCCGTTGGCTCTGTTGCGGCGCTTGCCGGTATTGCAGCAGCAGCCTGCATCAAGCTGTTTCCGGATGCCGGCATAGGGCTGAGCTTGTGTGTGATTATGGCAACATCTGTTGTGGTCGGAGGAATTTGCGGCAGCATCAACGGATTATTTGTATCTGTTTTAAACGTTCCGCCCTTTATCGCCACACTGGCGATGATGAATGCCGCAAGAGGTCTGGGATATGTTTTTACAGATGCAAAACCGATATTCGGACTTCCGGCTTCTTTTGGCTGGGTAGGACTTCGCTCGGTTGGTCCGGTGCCGGTATCTGTCATACTCATGTTTTTGGTGATTGGTACTGCCATTTTTATTCTTGGAAGAACCTGTTACGGCAGATACATTTATGCGGTAGGAAGCAATACAGAGGTTGCAAAACTCAGCGGAATCCAGGTCAGGAAGATCAAAATGTCCGTTTATATTATCTGCGGAATCTTAGCGGCCCTTGCAGGTGCGGTATTGGCTTCGAAACTACAGAACGGTCAGGCAACAGCTGCAGCCGGATATGAGCTGAATGCCATTGCTGCTGTGGCTATGGGAGGCACCAGCATGTCCGGAGGACGGGGCGGTATGGTGCAGACGATCTTTGGACTCTTTGTCATCGGAATCATAAATAATGCATTGAGTCTGTTAGGCATATCCTCTTACTGGCAGACCATTGCCATGGGAGTTATTATTCTCATTGCAGTGGTGATTGACCGGTTACAGAGCAATGAGTGA
- a CDS encoding response regulator transcription factor, with protein MLKVLIADDEEKICQLIEKLIDWQALDMKLSGVANNGIEALEKIEALSPDVVITDIRMPGYDGLDLVKKTRELNVGVEFVIISGYRHFEYAQTAIKYGVSDYLLKPIKKQELTETLEKIRVRYNEKSEQLTYEERVRLARKSDAERLRTTWFSNVLYRDRSEQDCSSLEEINKQYYYQLKQGCFQIVCVKFDGISMPDEKNLEFLTEKTTQIAEQMLKGHVYDWELYVENSHIYLFLNYGEENRKLIRRQCKNILNELAVLESILEGLRVTIGFGATVWNITQLRSSLKSARYLVEQRLVAGNGKLLEGELRSSFHLASSQWFTQFNQNMNTALESLDRQQVGDCLMKLKDGLLEQPDMTGHEILQMCREVCNLYLFFMKNHKIPIEQNFMERFNQGVEFCSSAREVLRYLIKEISASYDKAVAGKMQENNRPIRIAKKYIRDHYREAITLETVSEVAGFNPTYFSSLFKKETGKNFLEFLSEVRMEQAKGLLKETNLSVASICEEVGYSDVKYFTKNFTKYSGLKPNEYRKLYS; from the coding sequence ATGTTAAAAGTATTGATAGCAGATGATGAAGAAAAGATCTGCCAGCTGATCGAGAAGCTGATCGATTGGCAAGCACTGGATATGAAGCTCAGCGGTGTGGCAAATAATGGGATCGAGGCGCTTGAAAAGATAGAAGCCCTTTCTCCTGATGTAGTGATTACGGATATCCGGATGCCGGGATATGACGGCCTGGACCTGGTGAAAAAGACCCGGGAACTGAATGTAGGTGTGGAATTTGTGATTATCAGCGGATACCGCCATTTTGAATATGCCCAGACAGCGATCAAATATGGGGTCAGCGATTATTTGTTAAAACCAATCAAAAAACAGGAACTGACAGAAACTCTGGAAAAAATAAGAGTAAGGTATAATGAAAAAAGCGAGCAGCTGACCTACGAGGAGCGGGTCAGGCTGGCAAGGAAGAGTGACGCAGAGAGGCTGCGGACCACCTGGTTTTCCAATGTCTTGTACCGGGACCGAAGTGAACAGGACTGCTCCAGCCTGGAAGAAATCAATAAGCAGTATTATTATCAGTTAAAACAGGGGTGCTTTCAGATCGTTTGTGTCAAATTTGATGGAATTTCCATGCCTGACGAGAAAAACCTGGAATTTCTGACAGAAAAGACAACTCAGATTGCAGAGCAGATGCTGAAAGGCCATGTATATGACTGGGAATTGTATGTGGAAAACAGCCATATTTATCTATTCTTAAATTATGGTGAGGAAAACAGGAAACTCATCCGCCGGCAATGCAAAAATATATTAAATGAGCTTGCTGTGCTGGAATCCATTCTGGAAGGGCTTCGAGTGACCATTGGGTTTGGAGCAACTGTATGGAATATCACCCAGCTAAGGAGTTCCCTCAAATCCGCCAGGTACTTAGTAGAGCAGCGCCTGGTGGCCGGAAACGGCAAACTCCTGGAGGGGGAGCTGCGCAGCTCTTTTCATCTGGCATCAAGCCAGTGGTTCACTCAGTTTAACCAGAACATGAACACGGCTTTGGAAAGTCTGGACAGGCAGCAGGTGGGAGATTGCCTGATGAAACTGAAAGACGGGCTTTTGGAGCAGCCGGATATGACCGGGCATGAAATTCTGCAGATGTGCAGAGAGGTCTGTAACCTTTATCTGTTTTTCATGAAAAATCATAAGATCCCCATTGAACAGAATTTTATGGAACGGTTTAATCAGGGAGTGGAATTTTGTTCTTCTGCAAGAGAGGTCCTTCGCTATCTCATAAAAGAGATTTCCGCTTCCTATGATAAGGCCGTGGCCGGAAAGATGCAGGAGAATAACCGCCCCATCCGAATCGCCAAAAAATACATCAGAGACCATTATAGGGAAGCCATTACCTTAGAAACAGTCAGTGAAGTCGCCGGATTCAATCCTACATATTTCAGTTCCCTGTTTAAGAAGGAGACAGGAAAGAACTTTCTGGAATTCCTATCCGAGGTGCGTATGGAACAGGCGAAAGGCCTTCTAAAAGAAACAAATTTAAGTGTTGCATCCATATGTGAGGAAGTGGGCTACAGCGATGTAAAGTATTTTACAAAGAACTTTACCAAATATTCCGGTTTAAAGCCAAACGAGTATCGGAAGCTTTATTCCTGA
- a CDS encoding AraC family transcriptional regulator has translation MNTLAQFNDAMAYIERNLMLDIEPGQIARISGCSEYHFRRMFSFLAGMPLGEYIRRRRLSAAGLMLQNDSVKVIDLALQLGYESPEAFSKAFQVMHGVTPSQAKKTNTELKVLPPMTFQLTIKGGIEMNYRVVEKDEFYVVGFKKRITVKFKGINPQMDSLVQKLTPQIIEELKGLCDVEPKGMLSVSANFHERTTEGSQLDQYIGVATSKRASDGYDILHVAASTWAVFKAVGPFPEAIQDTWAKIYGEWFPASGYELTGGPELLWNETPDTSRADYKSEIWIPVRKING, from the coding sequence ATGAATACGCTGGCTCAATTTAATGATGCAATGGCATATATTGAAAGAAACTTGATGCTTGATATTGAACCGGGTCAAATCGCACGTATATCCGGCTGTTCAGAATATCATTTTCGCAGAATGTTTTCTTTTCTTGCAGGAATGCCATTAGGTGAATATATTCGCCGCAGGCGGCTGTCGGCAGCAGGACTGATGTTACAAAACGATTCGGTAAAAGTCATTGATTTAGCATTACAGCTTGGTTATGAATCACCGGAAGCTTTTAGTAAAGCTTTTCAAGTGATGCATGGAGTAACCCCTTCGCAAGCAAAAAAAACAAACACTGAACTTAAAGTCCTGCCTCCAATGACCTTTCAATTAACAATCAAAGGAGGAATAGAAATGAATTATCGGGTTGTCGAAAAAGACGAATTTTATGTTGTTGGATTTAAAAAAAGAATTACAGTGAAATTTAAAGGGATCAATCCACAGATGGACTCATTGGTACAAAAATTAACTCCTCAAATTATTGAAGAGCTAAAAGGATTATGCGACGTGGAACCAAAAGGAATGCTCAGTGTTTCTGCGAATTTTCATGAGCGTACCACGGAAGGCTCACAGCTTGACCAGTATATCGGAGTTGCTACTTCCAAAAGGGCTTCTGACGGCTATGATATCCTTCATGTCGCGGCATCTACTTGGGCGGTATTTAAAGCGGTTGGTCCATTTCCAGAGGCGATACAGGACACATGGGCTAAGATTTATGGGGAATGGTTCCCGGCATCGGGATATGAATTGACCGGGGGACCGGAGTTATTGTGGAATGAGACCCCTGATACGAGCAGGGCAGATTATAAAAGTGAGATATGGATCCCTGTCCGCAAAATTAACGGTTAA